ttcaggatttattttgtagtgatttttaatttcacggtcatttagctctctaaaacaattaggtaaatgatcaaaaaacaacaaatgatgtcagaacatgttggaaattgatgacgtcgctttgattgctgcatactgaacacaaaagaagtccggagttcaaataagttattaaaaataaaaaagtggtgcaatgctggttaatttgcttcaagccattcggaatagtgtagttAGTACATGcgttaaatgaccgaaaaacaacaaatgatgtcagaacatgttgaaaattgatgatgtcgctttgagtgctgcatactgaacacaaaagaagtccggagttcaaataagttattaaaaataaaaaagaggtgcaatgctggttaatttgcttcaagccattcggaatagtgtagactgcactgcacatagctcagtgcaatctatgctattccgcaaggcttgaagctaatcaacatgttggtaagcattgcaactcttcgtaaTTGTCTgtacactcacggcttataaaccgctcataccgcctctctcttggcgaggtgggactaaaaatcagcttacaaagaaactctagtaccggttcatggcatgaaccggtactaaaggtctttgtGGGGGCCCCAGACCgaccatagcctgacacagcctcattagtaccggttcgtggcatgaaccggtactaaaggttacccacgaaccggtactaatgatgcccgcccgcctagcctttcgaaccagtactaatggtcacattagtgccggctcaaattcaaaccggcagtaatgtacttcacatttgaccctttttctgctAGTGAGCTATTACCGGGATGAAGACGGCTATATACTACTTTGTGTTTTCCTCAACGAGGAAAATGATACCACTGCAGATCCCGTGAAGGCGCAAGTCGTGTTTAGCTTCGTTGACGAGACCTACGAGCAAGAGCTGGCACATATCCATGGTAGGAAAATATTAGAGCTACGAGGCCAACACACTCATGCGATTAAGTACATCAAGAGAGCAGTCTTGGACAAACATCTCAAGAACGACAGTCTCACCATCCGGTGCGACGTCGTAGTCCTAAATCCAACATGCGACACCGCGTTCATCAAGGTGCCTCTGTCTGACATGCAACAGAACTTCACCGAATTTCTCCTGGCAGGGGAGGGCACCGACGTGGTCTTCCAGGTGGGTGGTGAGACCTTCGCTGCCCATCGCCGTGTTCTCGCGGCCCGGTCTATGGTCTTGAGAGCAGCTCTCTTTGGGCCCATGAAGGAAGGCACATCGACGGACACCACCGTGCAGATAGAGGACATGGACGCTATGGTGTTCAACGCGATGCTTGGGTTCATCTACAGTGACTCATTTCATGCGTTGGTGGCGGATGAAAACGAGGTCGACCTGCTGCAGCACCTGCTCGTTGTGACGGACATGTACAACCTCACAAGACTCCAGGCAATGTGCGAGAGGAAGCTGTGCGAGCACATCGAAGTGGGTACGGCGACCACCATCCTAGTGCTCGCCGAGCAGCACGGCTGCAATGGGCTGAGGAAGGCGTGCTACAAATTCCTCCAGCGTCCGGACAACCTGAGGGCAGTGGTTGACATGGACGGCTTTGATCAGTTGTGCAGGAGCTGCCCCTCTCTTATGAAGGACATGATCCTTGGCCTGCTACCCCGAAAGTAGGACTTCATATTAATGCAAGCTCTACATATTCCGGCGATTTTCCCACTTCCCTCGTTTACTCTTTTGTCATTGCAGAAGGAAAAGAGAATGAAGGCTCTTCGACTTAGATCTAGAAAACTATTGGATCCAACAGCCGAGTTGTTTAACATGTCTGAGGGCTGGGTGCCATTGGCAGGGCCGGCCCTAGCATCTTAGAGGCCCTTGTGCGAACTTCTGAACTCCACCGGCCATGGGCCCTCGTCTTGGCACGGCTCTGACTGCCACGACTATCATCAATAATGTTGTGGCAGGTGTGTAGTGGCTGCGACCCGTCGGAAGAACCGACAACGAGATTCATCCAACGAGAAAAATCATTGGTTGCATGGTGCCTAATTAGTGGAGTATTGCATGCTTTTTTTAGCTTGAATCGAAGTATTGCATGATGCATGGGGCCTAATTAAAGGAGTGTTGCATGCTTTTTAATTTTATGGGAAGGAGTATTGCATGCTGCGACTCATACTTGTCAAACTAAATGAGATTTTTGGCTGTATGGAATGGATACACATCTCACACTGCATAGATCCGGCATTAATTGAGATTGGTAATCAAGGATATTAGCAGATTGGCTGATTTCATGACCAAAATTTTCACCGCAGAGTTAATTCCTAGCTTGGTCGCGCAGCGGGAGCAGGTGACTGGCTGAATGGTTGTCTCTTGGCTGGTCTTTTTACCTTCTCTATCTTTTCTTCTTCCTAATATGCTTATATATCTACTAGAGACATGCAAACGGATGGGCCCTGCTTGGGCTGGGCCCTAGGCGGCCGCACTCCTCGCCatgccccagggccggccctggccATTGGATCACTAATGGATGACGTTGTCTAGCTTGCGACAATTTGCTATATCTTCAGTTTCGTTCATCCCTTGCGGGCGACGGTGTAGCATGTGTCCTTGTGGGCGGATGTACCTTAGTTAATTATCCTGCAAGAGTTTCAGTTTCATATTGCTATCCTTGAATCCTCCAGGACTGTTGCTATTTCTTTACATGCGACCTTTTGGAACATGGTGCAAACCCCTAGTAATTTCCTTAATTAAAACAATCGGCAAGAGCCGCAAACAGAAgcgaaaaataaatagaaaagactGCCGCATGGCGCTACTCTCGTCGAATAGTTGTCGTTTCCTCATATGGTTGGTACACCCGCAGTGGCGGAGCCAAGAAAATCAAATTAGGAGGGCCAAACGTTGCTAAACCTTGTTTGGGAGGGTCAGATTATTAAAATGCATTGTTTTAACAGCTTAAAAGTCAATGTTTACACTAGTATTAGGCATAAACCAGTGACACTaggggggccagggcccctgctggtcccccCCTTACACCCGTCAGAGTTTTTTCACCAAGCAACGTCATTGCAGGCCAGGATTTGACACCTCCGATGCATGCATGTTCTGTGCCCTCCTCGAAACAGTCAAGCATGCTCTTCCTCTCGACCGTGATGGTTGTTCCCTCGTTACATTCGACTGtaattagttgtagttgaactatggAATTGTAACGCCCTTTGGTGCAACAGAACCGTTTTTCAAGAAAGAGAATTGTAACGCCCTTTGATGTGCAACCTTTCATTTAGTAGTACATTGTTATCTGTCTAGATCAGTATTTTCCTCGTATCTAGCAGCGTTTCAAACGATCAAATGAATGTCCTGATCTCTTTGGCACTCTTAATCTCTAAGTTTCAGTGGACTTTTAGCATGCAAACACGATAGAAATATTTTCATCAGTAGACTAGTAGTAGTTAGTAGTAGTACACTTTTTTCAGAAGATAGCCAGTAGTAGTAATTTGTATCTCTCTACAAGTGAAAATTGCATATTGCAGTTGACCAGCagtcctttcctatgaaaattgaaGCATGGCAAGGATCACGTCCTTCATAACAGTGGGGCAGCTCCTGCAGAGATGATCGAAGCCGTCCGTGGCCAACGCCTCCCTCAGGTTATCCCGAAACCGGAGGAAATCGTAGCATGCCTTCTTCAGGCCATTGCATCCATGCTGCTCAGCAAGTGCCAAGATGGTCATCGCCGTACTCACGCAAATGTTCTCGCATAGCTTCTTCTCACACAACAACCGGAGCCTCGGGACATCGTACCGATCCGCCGCGACGAGCAGGTGCTGTAGCATGACTCCCTCGTTCTCATGGTCCGCCGGCACCGGCAGAGATTCACCATAAATGAACCCAAGCATCGCCTCGAACACCGTGGCGTCCATGTCATCTACATGTACCACCGTCGACGTGCCTTCCTTCTTCATGGGGCCTAAGAGCAATGCCCTGAAGACGGTAGAGCGGGCCGCGAGGATACAACGGTGGGCGGCGAACGTCTCGCCGCCGACCTCGAAAACCACGTCGGTGCCCTCTCTAGACTGAAGAAGGTCGGTGAAGTTCTGTTGCATATCGGATGACGGCACCTCGCCCAACTTATTCTCGCACATCTCCCTTAGCCTCGGGAGGTCGTACCGATGTGCCACGACGAGCAGCTGCCGCAGTAGGACACCCTCGTTATCATCGTCGGCCGACACAAGCAGCAAGTCGCCGTAGATGAACCCAAGCAACGCCTTGAATGCCGACGCATCCATGTCGTCTACCTGCTGGACTATAGTGGCCGTCGTCGTCAGCGACGTCCTCTCTTTGATGGGGCGAAGAGCAACGCCTTGAAGACAGTAGAGCGGGCTGCGAGAACGCAGCGGTGGGCGGCAACCATCTCGCTGCCGACCTCGAAGACAATGTCGGTGCCTTCCCCGGTCAGGAGAAAGTCAGTGAAATTTTAGCGCATGTCAGACGGCGGCACCACGATGATGGGAGGAGGGGCGGCGGCAGTGTCATCGTCCAGCACCATGATGTCGCACCGTATGGTGAAACTGTTGTGCTTGATGTGTTCCTTTAGGGCCAATACTTCGCTAATGTTGATACGCGCAGGATCTTGCTTGTCGGTGTCTTGGGCGAAGCTGAACTCGAATTGTGCCTTGACGGGACATGAAGTGATGTCCATGAGGCAAAGCTCAAGCGATATGACGTCGGCGATGTCCAGGTGGTTGCCGCCGGGGTTGTAGTAGACGCCCCATCATTGGCCGCCGACGGTGAAACTGCGAGACCAGATGGGTTTGTGGGTTGGCGAGTAGCCTTCCACAACGAGCAAGTGGTACCCGCTGGCCGCGCCGGCGTCGATGCGTGGCGAGGTAGAATCGCCCACGAGCTTGCCATCGGCGATGACAGATACACCCGCGTATGACATGGTGGATAGATCGACGAGTCTGCTGTCAAAATAATTGTTGTCCGTGATACACAGATTAGGTGTTAGGATCCGATCTATATTATACAAGGACCCCACGGTGGTAAACCATAATGTATAGGCACGCaagcatctctactcctaatggagcatttggtagtctcgcttccaggttttttttcgtcccacctcacatggttttttttggtacctcctcccacctctgACTTATCCACCAGAAACCGAAAAAACCTCCTCCGGCCGTGGGCGGCGAATTGTGGAGGTCCGGCGATGGTGGACTCCCAGtgtcttggcagcttcatggtggCTTGGCGGATCTGCCTGCGGCGACGACCGTCTTCTCCGTTGTCGACTTATCTGTGATCTACCGTTTCGGCCTTCACCCATCTCCTCGGCTCCCGGTCGCTACTCCCTTCGAAGGGCTGGCCCTTTCCCAGCTACGGTCCATCGCTCGTCCCGCGCCcggtgcagcaggaccgagctcgtctcg
This portion of the Triticum dicoccoides isolate Atlit2015 ecotype Zavitan chromosome 7A, WEW_v2.0, whole genome shotgun sequence genome encodes:
- the LOC119334085 gene encoding BTB/POZ and MATH domain-containing protein 2-like, yielding MSFAGVSVIAKGRRLGIDTSTATASVSGYHLLVVQNHSRMRQPLLSHVSYYRDEDGYILLCVFLNEENDTTADPVKAQVVFSFVDETYEQELAHIHGRKILELRGQHTHAIKYIKRAVLDKHLKNDSLTIRCDVVVLNPTCDTAFIKVPLSDMQQNFTEFLLAGEGTDVVFQVGGETFAAHRRVLAARSMVLRAALFGPMKEGTSTDTTVQIEDMDAMVFNAMLGFIYSDSFHALVADENEVDLLQHLLVVTDMYNLTRLQAMCERKLCEHIEVGTATTILVLAEQHGCNGLRKACYKFLQRPDNLRAVVDMDGFDQLCRSCPSLMKDMILGLLPRK